tttgtgtttttggtGAAGGTAGGGTTTGGATAAGCTTATATATGATGGGCGCTAGGTTATTGGGTTTCTGGTTATTGATAaggataattttaataaataaataaaaaagaccaATACCTCATACTTTTATAAGTACTGTAAATATAGattaaacttattattatttttaaatattactaatatttaagaaattggttcattttttgttaataataataataaaaaaaaaacgtatgacctatttgataactgttttgaaaaacaattataaaaaatagtttttgaaagcagttttttaaagttatttttttatttttatagaacaaaaatttatttgaaaacctaaaatatttttaacttattttaaaataaattttatatctagtattttatttttaatcattctatatataattatttcttatttctctgaaaatattctttttcaaaaatgggttttggttgtcaaagtgtttttttttttttttgtggaagtttaaaattttttaaaaagcaataccaataatataaaattttcattaaatatatgGAAGTATGATATCTTACatgtgaaaatattaaatatcatttttctaatcttaatattaaactttttatttatttattaaaagctatatatttttaataaaattaatccaaaTTTCTCATATGTAAATCAAAGAGGACCTTTTataaaccaaattttattgGGTTTCCAACATCGATGTTGTATAGGTGTGGAAAATTTAGAGTTGATTTCATTCATATCCCTTTAAGATTTTGGTTAAATATATCTAAGTTTCATAGCTGTTATCTAATACGttttttatcatgaaaataataaaagagacatttgatgaaatttcaaatatttagtcaaaatgaaaatgaatgaaacTAACCTGGTATTTCAACAGAGGACCTCCATGGGAGCCACAAATTACCACCATGAGGATTCTTCGACCATCACATCCACTCCCATGCATATGCTTTGGGTTATTAATTCCTGGTCATGACTGGTAAGAAGAGGTGATTGTTATAAGTGAAAAGAACCATCCATTTTGGATAACTTTCCTAGTCTCTGAATCTTTTTTATACCTATTAGGTTACATGCCAAAATCCTTTACAAACTTGTTTGGgaggagagaaagagaaagacgCAAAACCATGCCACTGCCGGCCGCTTGGCAACCTGGGTAGGGCCTGGGAAGCTATGACCTCATCTTGGAGACTACTCATCTATAAGAATTTGATCAAACTGATGTTGTGATTGTCCTCTCCTTCATCCTATTTCTCTGAATGGCCGGCTCCCTCTCCCCAGGTGTACAGTTTCAGTTGCTCACATCAAGTTTTGCAGTTATCCATTCCCATTCTATACAGCTTCAGGTACTTGTCCTCTTCCCCAAACCTCCCGCACTACACGTTAATTTTCAACGTGCTCATGAGTCGTCTTTGCAGGAGACTACTCTACTATCACATTATGATCAGTAGACATGTTCTAATTAATTAGGTAATTAGATTCCCAAGGAAAGGGAAGACTAGCTCCCTTTCCTTTGACTCCGAAGGAATGGATACTTACCAGGGAATTGagacaatttttaattaagGCCATTGTTGTCTAGTCATGTAGGTGAAAGAGGCAAGTCTTGGCCaatattaattaacttaaaagtaataaaaataaaaaatataaaaacccaTGAAAGAGACTCGCTTTCATATGGCTTTTTCCTGGTCAACTAAAATTCAGAGCTCTACATAAAACCGCCCTGAGTCTTCTCCCTCTGCAACTCAAAGCTCACGACAATGGCGTCCACCCACCAAAACCCCCATGCCATCCTCGTAGCCTACCCTCTCCAAGGCCACGTAATCCCCGCCGTCCATCTCGCCATCAACCTCGCATCCAGAGGCTTCACCATCACCTTCGTTAACACCCACTCCATCCACCAACAAACCTCCAGAGCCCAAGGCGCCGGAAGCGATGACATCTTCTCCGGATCTCGGGAGGCGGGTCTGGACATTCGGTACACGACGGTTTCCGATGGGCTTCCGGTGGGGTTCGACAGGTCGCTGAACCACGACCAGTTTATGGAGGCGTTGTTGCATGTGTTATCGGCGCACGTGGAGGAGTTGGTGGAGAGGGTGGTGGCGGAGGCGGCGCCGCCTGTGAGCTGCTTGATCGCTGATACGTTCTTCGTGTGGCCGTCGGCGTTGGCGAAGAAGTTCGGGCTTTTGTATGTTTCATTTTGGACGGAGCCTGCTTTGGTTTTTACACTGTATTATCATATGGATCTTCTCAGAAAACATGGTCACTTCGATTGCAGTGGTAAGATTCAAATCACGCTTTTTATTATCAATTCGTGCTTATTTTTAGTCTGGCAGAACTAAATaagattcaaattttatgatcagAAACTCGTAAGGACGTGATAGATTACATACCAGGGGTTGAAGCAATCGATCCAAGGGACATGACTTCTTATCTTCAAGCCACTGATACATCTACGGTTTGTCACCAGATAATCTCCACCGCCTTCCAGGATGCCAAGGGCGCCGATTTTGTTCTATGCAACACAGTGGAGGAGCTTGAGCTTCATACCATATCAGCACTGCAGGCCAAGAAGAAACTCTACGCTGTAGGGCCAATTTTTCCACCTGGGTTCACCAAGAGCATTGTGGCCACCAGCCTGTGGGCGGAGTCTGACTGCACCCATTGGCTGGATGCTAAGCCTAAAGGCTCGGTTTTGTATGTTTCATTTGGCAGCTACGCTCATATTAGTAAGAGGGACCTGATGGAGATTGCTAATGGTCTCATGCTCAGCAAAATCAACTTTGTTTGGGTGCTTAGGCCTGATATTGTGAGTTCTGATGATCCTGATCTCCTCCCTAATGAACTAAAGGAGGAGGTTCGCGGCCGTTCTATCATCATACCCTGGTGCTGTCAAATTGCAGTGTTGGCGCATCCGGCGGTTGGTGGGTTCCTCACCCACTGTGGTTGGAACTCGATTCTGGAAAGCATCTGGTGCAAAGTTCCCCTGCTGTGCTTCCCTCTTTTGACTGATCAATTCACTAATAGAAAGCTGGTAGTGGATGACTGGAAGGTCGGGATTAATATAAGCGACGG
The sequence above is drawn from the Vitis riparia cultivar Riparia Gloire de Montpellier isolate 1030 chromosome 6, EGFV_Vit.rip_1.0, whole genome shotgun sequence genome and encodes:
- the LOC117915860 gene encoding UDP-glycosyltransferase 86A1, with protein sequence MASTHQNPHAILVAYPLQGHVIPAVHLAINLASRGFTITFVNTHSIHQQTSRAQGAGSDDIFSGSREAGLDIRYTTVSDGLPVGFDRSLNHDQFMEALLHVLSAHVEELVERVVAEAAPPVSCLIADTFFVWPSALAKKFGLLYVSFWTEPALVFTLYYHMDLLRKHGHFDCSETRKDVIDYIPGVEAIDPRDMTSYLQATDTSTVCHQIISTAFQDAKGADFVLCNTVEELELHTISALQAKKKLYAVGPIFPPGFTKSIVATSLWAESDCTHWLDAKPKGSVLYVSFGSYAHISKRDLMEIANGLMLSKINFVWVLRPDIVSSDDPDLLPNELKEEVRGRSIIIPWCCQIAVLAHPAVGGFLTHCGWNSILESIWCKVPLLCFPLLTDQFTNRKLVVDDWKVGINISDGESIARGEVSEKINHLMGGKSGDELRERMDAVKQTLENALKPDGSSEKNMNRFKDDLKVRIQEK